One Prinia subflava isolate CZ2003 ecotype Zambia chromosome 8, Cam_Psub_1.2, whole genome shotgun sequence DNA window includes the following coding sequences:
- the TOP1 gene encoding DNA topoisomerase 1, with translation MSGDQLHNDSQIEADFRANDSHKHKDKHKDREHRHKEHKKDKEKDREKSKHSNSEHKDSSEKKHKDKEKTKHKDGSSEKHKDKHKDKDKEKRKEEKMKSSSGDIKIKKEKENGFSSPPRIKDEPDDDGFYASPKEDSKLLKRPREDDDADYKPKKIKTEDIKKAKKRKQEEEEDSKAKKIKSKDKKVPEVDKKKKPKKEEEQKWKWWEEERYPEGIKWKFLEHKGPVFAPPYEPLPENVKFYYDGKVMKLSTKAEEVATFFAKMLDHEYTTKEIFRKNFFKDWRKEMTSEEKSTITNLSKCDFTHMSQYFKAQSEARKQMSKEEKQKIKEENERLLKEYGYCVMDNHKERIANFKIEPPGLFRGRGNHPKMGMLKRRIMPEDIIINCSKDSKIPAPPPGHKWKEVRHDNKVTWLVSWTENIQGSIKYIMLNPSSRIKGEKDWQKYETARRLKKCVDKIRNQYREDWKSKEMKVRQRAVALYFIDKLALRAGNEKEEGETADTVGCCSLRVEHIKLHPELDGQEYVVEFDFLGKDSIRYYNKVPVEKRVFKNLQLFMENKQPEDDLFDRLNTSILNKHLQDLMEGLTAKVFRTYNASITLQQQLKELTNPDDNIPAKILSYNRANRAVAILCNHQRAPPKTFEKSMMNLQSKIDAKKEQLADARRELKSAKADAKVRRDEKSKKTVESKKKAVQRIEEQLMKLEVQATDREENKQIALGTSKLNYLDPRISVAWCKKWGIPIEKIYNKTQREKFAWAIDMAEEDYEF, from the exons ATTCTCACAAACACAAAGATAAACACAAAGACCGAGAACACCGGCACAAAGAGCACAAGAAGGACAAGGAAAAAGACCGGGAAAAGTCCAAGCACAGTAATAG TGAGCACAAAGATTCCTcggaaaagaaacacaaagacaaggagaaaaccaaacacaaagaTGGCAGCTCAGAGAAACACAAAGACAAACACAAAGATAAGGacaaggagaagagaaaggaagagaag atGAAGTCATCTTCTggtgatataaaaataaagaaggaaaaggaaaatggttTCTCCAG TCCACCACGTATTAAAGATGAACCAGATGATGATGGGTTTTATGCATCTCCTAAAGAGGACTCCAAACTCCTGAAGAGACCTCGAGAGGATGATGA TGCTGACTACAAAcccaagaaaatcaaaacagaagacatcaagaaagcaaagaaaaggaaacaagaggaagaagag gacagcaaagcaaagaaaatcaagAGCAAAGATAAGAAAGTCCCTGAAGTggacaaaaaaaagaagccgAAAAAAGAAGAGGAGCAAAAATGGAAATG GTGGGAAGAGGAACGCTACCCTGAAGGCATTAAATGGAAGTTCCTAGAGCACAAAGGTCCTGTATTTGCTCCACCATATGAACCTCTGCCTGAAAATGTCAAGTTTTATTATGATG GTAAAGTCATGAAGCTGAGTACCAAAGCAGAAGAAGTTGCCACATTCTTTGCAAAAATGCTTGATCATGAGTACACTACAAAGGAAATCTTCAGGAAAAACTTCTTCAAGGACTGGAGAAAG GAAATGACCTCTGAAGAGAAGAGCACTATCACCAACCTCAGCAAGTGTGACTTCACCCACATGAGCCAGTATTTCAAAGCTCAGTCAGAAGCTAGGAAACAGATGTCCAAGGAGGAGAAACAG AAAATCAAAGAGGAGAACGAGCGGCTATTGAAGGAGTATGGTTACTGTGTGATGGACAACCACAAGGAGAGGATTGCCAACTTCAAGATTGAACCCCCAGGTCTCTTCCGAGGTCGTGGGAACCATCCCAAAATGGGAATGTTGAAGAGACGCATCATGCCCGAAGACATCATCATCAACTGCAGCAA GGATTCCAAAATCCCTGCCCCTCCACCAGGACACAAATGGAAGGAGGTCCGGCATGATAACAAGGTGACCTGGCTGGTGTCATGGACTGAGAACATCCAAGGTTCTATCAAATACATCATGTTGAACCCTAGTTCAAGAATTAAG GGTGAGAAGGACTGGCAGAAGTACGAGACGGCTCGGAGGTTGAAGAAGTGTGTAGATAAAATCCGGAATCAGTACCGAGAAGACTGGAAATCCAAAGAGATGAAAGTGCGGCAGAGGGCTGTGGCACTGTACTTCATTGACAAG CTTGCCCTGAGAGCTGGcaatgaaaaagaagaaggagAGACAGCTGACACCGtgggctgctgctctctgagagTAGAGCACATCAAGCTGCATCCTGAGCTGGATGGGCAGGAATACGTGGTTGAGTTTGACTTCCTGGGGAAGGACTCCATCCGATACTACAACAAAGTCCCTGTGGAGAAGAGG gtgTTTAAGAATCTTCAGCTGTTCATGGAGAACAAACAGCCTGAGGATGACCTCTTTGACCGCCTCAAT ACTAGTATCTTAAATAAACACCTTCAAGACCTTATGGAGGGACTGACAGCCAAGGTATTCCGTACTTACAACGCCTCCATCACgctacagcagcagctcaaggaGCTCACTAATC CGGATGACAACATCCCAGCAAAGATCCTCTCCTACAACCGTGCCAACAGAGCGGTGGCCATTCTGTGCAACCACCAGAGAGCTCCGCCCAAAACCTTCGAGAAGTCCATGATGAACCTGCAGAGCAAG ATTGATGCCAAGAAGGAGCAATTAGCTGATGCCAGGAGGGAACTGAAAAGCGCCAAAGCTGATGCCAAGGTCCGGAGGGATGAGAAGTCTAAAAA GACAGTAGAGAGCAAGAAGAAAGCAGTGCAGAGGATCGAGGAGCAACTGATGAAGCTGGAGGTTCAGGCTACAGATAGGGAGGAGAACAAGCAGATCGCTTTGGGCACCTCCAAACTCAACTATCTGGATCCCAGGATCTCTGTTGCTTG